A single window of Nicotiana sylvestris chromosome 3, ASM39365v2, whole genome shotgun sequence DNA harbors:
- the LOC138887899 gene encoding uncharacterized protein yields MAALSRDLNLRQRRWFELLKDYDITILYHSGKANVVVDALSRKGESMGSSTFISAKERPLVLDIQSLANRLVRLDISEPGRVLACVVAQSSLLGQIKARWFDDPHLAVLRETMVQGSAKKVSIGEDGVLRLQGCLCVPNVDSLRERILEEAHSS; encoded by the exons atggcgGCATTATCT agggatcttaatttgaggcagcgtagatggtttgagttactaaaggattacgacatcaccattctttatcattcgggcaaggcaaatgtggtcgtggatgccttgagtaggaaaggagagagtatgggtagctcaACATTCATTTCAGCGAAGGAGAGGCCACTAgttttggacattcagtccttggctaatagacttgtgaggttggacatctCAGAGCCCGGCCGAGTCCTTGcgtgtgttgttgctcagtcttcacttttggggcagatcaaggctcgGTGGTTcgatgatccgcatttggcagttctcagagagacgatggtacagggtagtgccaagaaggtttctattggcgaggatggtgttctacGACTCCAAGGTTgcttatgtgttcctaatgttgatagcttgagggagaggattctagaagaggcacacagttcatga